A window from Falco naumanni isolate bFalNau1 chromosome 3, bFalNau1.pat, whole genome shotgun sequence encodes these proteins:
- the RMC1 gene encoding regulator of MON1-CCZ1 complex isoform X1 codes for MSREPPPGEEEAPAGGGGEEGEGGRARAGDGGCYLALCARPVHFEKANPVNCVFFDEANKQVFAVRSGGATGVVVKGLEDRNPISFRMEDKGEVKCIKFSLGNKILAVQRTLKSVDFLNFIPDSPQLEYTQECKTKNANILGFCWTSSTEIVFITDQGIEFYQVLPEKRSLKLLKNQSINVNWYMYCPESSVILLSTTVLGNVLQPFYFKSGTMSKLSKFEIELPAAPKSSKLSLSERDIAMATIYGQLYVLYLRHHSRTSNSTGAEVVLYHLPREGSCKKTHILKLNRTGKFALNVVDNLVVVHHQDTETSVIFDIKLKGEFDGSATIHQFVLPPRSIQPYQIPVAGPASVTSQSPVPCKLYSSSWIVFQPDIIISASEGYLWSLQVKLEPVVNLLLDKGKLMDFLLQRKECKMVILSVCSQMLSEPERGSLSVIATVFDKLNHEYKKYLEAEQSYTMVVEAGLSRSNPLLKRPVRTQAVIDQSDMYTHVLSVFTEKKEAPHKFTIAVLMEYIRSLNQFQIAVQHYLYELVIKTLVQHNLFYMLHQFLQYHVLSDSKPLACLLLSLESIYPPAHQLSLDMLKRLSTANDEIVEVLLSKHQVLAALRFIRGIGGHDSISARKFLDAAKQAEDDMLFYTIFRFFEQRNQRLRGNPSFTPGEHCEEHVTFFRQVFGEQALMKPTTF; via the exons ATGAGCCGCGAGCCGCCGCCGGGGGAGGAAGAGGCGccggcaggaggaggaggagaagaaggagaaggagggagagcgAGAGCCGGGGACGGCGGCTGCTACCTGGCGCTGTGCGCGCGGCCCGTGCACTTCGAGAAGGCCAACCCCGTCAACTGCGTCTTCTTCGATGAGGCCAACAAGCAG GTTTTTGCTGTTAGATCTGGTGGAGCTACAGGAGTTGTCGTTAAAGGCTTGGAGGATAGAAATCCCATTTCCTTCAG GATGGAAGACAAAGGAGAAGTGAAGTGCATCAAATTTTCCTTGGGGAACAAGATACTGGCTGTGCAGAGAACTTTGAAGAGTGTG gattttttgaattttattccAGATAGCCCTCAGCTAGAATATACACAGGAATGTAAG ACAAAGAATGCCAATATTCTAGGATTCTGCTGGACAAGTTCTACAGAAATAGTCTTCATCACAGATCAAGGAATTGAATTCTACCAG GTATTACCAGAGAAGCGAAgtttaaaacttctgaaaaatcagagtATTAATGTCAACTGGTACATGTATTGTCCAGAGAGCTCTGTTATTCTTCTTTCGACCACTGTCCTTGGCAATGTCCTGCAGCCATTCTATTTCAAG AGTGGAACAATGTCAAAACTATCAAAATTTGAAATCGAGTTACCTGCAGCACCCAAGTCGTCCAAGCTCAGCCTTTCTGAAAGAGATATTGCTATGGCTACAAT ATATGGGCAGCTTTATGTTCTCTATTTGAGGCATCACTCAAGGACTTCCAACAGTACAGGAGCAGAAGTAGTCCTCTATCACTTACCCAG AGAGGGCTCCTGTAAGAAGACACATATTTTAAAGCTGAACAGAACTGGAAAGTTTGCACTAAATGTTGTGGATAACTTGGTGGTAGTACATCATCAGGATACTGAG ACTTCAGTTATATTTGACATCAAGCTAAAAGGAGAATTTGATGGGTCCGCTACCATCCATCAATTTGTACTTCCACCTCGATCAATACAACCCTATCAAATACCTGTAGCAG GGCCAGCCTCTGTGACAAGTCAGTCTCCTGTTCCATGCAAACTCT ATTCTTCTTCTTGGATTGTCTTTCAACCTGATATTATCATCAGTGCAAGTGAAG GTTACCTCTGGAGTCTTCAGGTGAAACTTGAACCTGTAGTTAACCTCTTGCTAGATAAAGGAAAACTAATGGATTTCCTTCTCCAAAGGAAAGAATGCAAAATGGTTATCCTATCTGTGTGCTCTCAAA TGCTCAGTGAGCCAGAAAGGGGATCACTGTCTGTGATTGCAACCGTTTTTGACAAACTGAATCATGAATATAAGAAGTACTTGGAAGCTGAGCAAAGCTATACTATG GTGGTAGAAGCAGGCCTGAGTAGAAGTAATCCACTCCTGAAACGTCCAGTCCGCACTCAAGCAGTCATTGACCAGTCTGACATGTACACACATGTTTTATCTGTATTTACAGAGAAGAAG GAAGCACCTCACAAGTTCACTATAGCAGTCTTAATGGAATACATTCGCTCTCTTAACCAGTTCCAGATTGCAGTTCAG CACTACTTGTATGAGCTGGTCATCAAAACCCTTGTTCAACACAACTTGTTCTACATGCTTCATCAGTTCCTGCAGTACCACGTGCTCAGTGACTCAAAGCCTTTG GCTTGTCTGTTACTCTCCCTGGAAAGTATTTATCCTCCTGCACATCAGCTCTCTCTGGACATGTTAAAA AGACTTTCCACAGCAAATGATGAAATCGTGGAAGTTCTGTTGTCCAAACACCAAGTTTTGGCTGCCTTGAGATTCATCAGGGGTATTGGAGGACACGACAGCATTTCAGCCCGAAAATTCCTTGATGcagcaaaacaagcagaagaTGACATGCTTTTCTACACTATATTCCGATTCTTTGAACAAAGAAATCAGCGGTTGCGAGGAAACCCTAGTTTCACACCAG GTGAGCACTGTGAAGAACATGTCACCTTCTTCAGACAAGTTTTTGGAGAACAAGCTCTCATGAAGCCTACAACATTCTGA
- the RMC1 gene encoding regulator of MON1-CCZ1 complex isoform X2: MEDKGEVKCIKFSLGNKILAVQRTLKSVDFLNFIPDSPQLEYTQECKTKNANILGFCWTSSTEIVFITDQGIEFYQVLPEKRSLKLLKNQSINVNWYMYCPESSVILLSTTVLGNVLQPFYFKSGTMSKLSKFEIELPAAPKSSKLSLSERDIAMATIYGQLYVLYLRHHSRTSNSTGAEVVLYHLPREGSCKKTHILKLNRTGKFALNVVDNLVVVHHQDTETSVIFDIKLKGEFDGSATIHQFVLPPRSIQPYQIPVAGPASVTSQSPVPCKLYSSSWIVFQPDIIISASEGYLWSLQVKLEPVVNLLLDKGKLMDFLLQRKECKMVILSVCSQMLSEPERGSLSVIATVFDKLNHEYKKYLEAEQSYTMVVEAGLSRSNPLLKRPVRTQAVIDQSDMYTHVLSVFTEKKEAPHKFTIAVLMEYIRSLNQFQIAVQHYLYELVIKTLVQHNLFYMLHQFLQYHVLSDSKPLACLLLSLESIYPPAHQLSLDMLKRLSTANDEIVEVLLSKHQVLAALRFIRGIGGHDSISARKFLDAAKQAEDDMLFYTIFRFFEQRNQRLRGNPSFTPGEHCEEHVTFFRQVFGEQALMKPTTF, encoded by the exons ATGGAAGACAAAGGAGAAGTGAAGTGCATCAAATTTTCCTTGGGGAACAAGATACTGGCTGTGCAGAGAACTTTGAAGAGTGTG gattttttgaattttattccAGATAGCCCTCAGCTAGAATATACACAGGAATGTAAG ACAAAGAATGCCAATATTCTAGGATTCTGCTGGACAAGTTCTACAGAAATAGTCTTCATCACAGATCAAGGAATTGAATTCTACCAG GTATTACCAGAGAAGCGAAgtttaaaacttctgaaaaatcagagtATTAATGTCAACTGGTACATGTATTGTCCAGAGAGCTCTGTTATTCTTCTTTCGACCACTGTCCTTGGCAATGTCCTGCAGCCATTCTATTTCAAG AGTGGAACAATGTCAAAACTATCAAAATTTGAAATCGAGTTACCTGCAGCACCCAAGTCGTCCAAGCTCAGCCTTTCTGAAAGAGATATTGCTATGGCTACAAT ATATGGGCAGCTTTATGTTCTCTATTTGAGGCATCACTCAAGGACTTCCAACAGTACAGGAGCAGAAGTAGTCCTCTATCACTTACCCAG AGAGGGCTCCTGTAAGAAGACACATATTTTAAAGCTGAACAGAACTGGAAAGTTTGCACTAAATGTTGTGGATAACTTGGTGGTAGTACATCATCAGGATACTGAG ACTTCAGTTATATTTGACATCAAGCTAAAAGGAGAATTTGATGGGTCCGCTACCATCCATCAATTTGTACTTCCACCTCGATCAATACAACCCTATCAAATACCTGTAGCAG GGCCAGCCTCTGTGACAAGTCAGTCTCCTGTTCCATGCAAACTCT ATTCTTCTTCTTGGATTGTCTTTCAACCTGATATTATCATCAGTGCAAGTGAAG GTTACCTCTGGAGTCTTCAGGTGAAACTTGAACCTGTAGTTAACCTCTTGCTAGATAAAGGAAAACTAATGGATTTCCTTCTCCAAAGGAAAGAATGCAAAATGGTTATCCTATCTGTGTGCTCTCAAA TGCTCAGTGAGCCAGAAAGGGGATCACTGTCTGTGATTGCAACCGTTTTTGACAAACTGAATCATGAATATAAGAAGTACTTGGAAGCTGAGCAAAGCTATACTATG GTGGTAGAAGCAGGCCTGAGTAGAAGTAATCCACTCCTGAAACGTCCAGTCCGCACTCAAGCAGTCATTGACCAGTCTGACATGTACACACATGTTTTATCTGTATTTACAGAGAAGAAG GAAGCACCTCACAAGTTCACTATAGCAGTCTTAATGGAATACATTCGCTCTCTTAACCAGTTCCAGATTGCAGTTCAG CACTACTTGTATGAGCTGGTCATCAAAACCCTTGTTCAACACAACTTGTTCTACATGCTTCATCAGTTCCTGCAGTACCACGTGCTCAGTGACTCAAAGCCTTTG GCTTGTCTGTTACTCTCCCTGGAAAGTATTTATCCTCCTGCACATCAGCTCTCTCTGGACATGTTAAAA AGACTTTCCACAGCAAATGATGAAATCGTGGAAGTTCTGTTGTCCAAACACCAAGTTTTGGCTGCCTTGAGATTCATCAGGGGTATTGGAGGACACGACAGCATTTCAGCCCGAAAATTCCTTGATGcagcaaaacaagcagaagaTGACATGCTTTTCTACACTATATTCCGATTCTTTGAACAAAGAAATCAGCGGTTGCGAGGAAACCCTAGTTTCACACCAG GTGAGCACTGTGAAGAACATGTCACCTTCTTCAGACAAGTTTTTGGAGAACAAGCTCTCATGAAGCCTACAACATTCTGA